A single region of the Streptomyces sp. NBC_00425 genome encodes:
- a CDS encoding VOC family protein: protein MISGAHVILYSQDAEADRAFIRDVLGFPGVDAGGGWLVFKLPPAEAAVHPTDGPPRHEFFLMCDDLDAQLSGLRAQGVEITRPVSEQRWGKLAAIRLPSGAELPLYEPLHPTAHSL from the coding sequence ATGATCAGTGGTGCGCATGTCATCCTCTACAGCCAGGACGCGGAGGCGGACCGTGCCTTCATCCGTGACGTCCTCGGCTTTCCCGGCGTCGACGCCGGCGGCGGCTGGCTCGTCTTCAAGCTGCCTCCGGCCGAGGCGGCCGTTCACCCGACCGACGGCCCGCCCCGGCACGAGTTCTTCCTGATGTGCGATGACCTTGACGCCCAGCTCAGCGGGTTGCGCGCGCAGGGGGTCGAGATCACCCGGCCGGTCAGTGAGCAGCGCTGGGGCAAACTGGCCGCGATCCGGCTTCCCAGCGGCGCCGAACTCCCGCTGTACGAACCACTCCACCCCACGGCCCACAGCCTGTGA
- a CDS encoding LysR family transcriptional regulator, with amino-acid sequence MELEVRHLRVLCAIADAGSLHKAARELGMAQPSLSTQLRRIEQLLGGRLFIRGATGSRPTPLGQIVVSRARPLVAEFAAIVTETRAAAAHTAGGPRLRIGATASRAIPGWLSRLRARLPAVEPSLQMDVSANALLRQVAEGTLDLAFVHEVEGSPLRVPNGLCLRILVEREPQFVTMAADHPAAAHREVRLADLAHDRWMVDATVDGEWDGVCRVLRAAGIKPDLLHGDYLTAYLLAAIGEVVTVSQPTALPPRSDLVIRPLHGDPIGVRLLLAARTMAELDAESAELEEAYWEAACQAPAYQEWLTRGAAGRPAQTLRAVGA; translated from the coding sequence ATGGAGCTCGAGGTGAGGCACTTACGCGTGCTGTGCGCCATCGCCGACGCCGGCAGTCTGCACAAGGCCGCCCGTGAACTGGGCATGGCCCAGCCTTCGTTGAGCACCCAGCTGCGCCGCATCGAGCAGCTGCTGGGCGGCCGGCTCTTCATCCGGGGCGCCACGGGCAGCCGTCCCACGCCGTTGGGGCAGATCGTGGTCAGCCGGGCCCGGCCACTGGTCGCCGAGTTCGCCGCGATCGTGACCGAGACCCGGGCCGCGGCCGCCCACACGGCGGGCGGTCCGCGGCTGCGCATCGGCGCCACGGCCAGCCGGGCGATCCCGGGGTGGCTCAGCCGACTGCGTGCCCGCCTGCCCGCTGTCGAGCCCAGCCTGCAGATGGACGTGTCCGCGAACGCCCTGCTTCGGCAGGTGGCCGAGGGCACGCTGGACCTGGCGTTCGTGCACGAGGTCGAGGGCAGCCCGCTGCGCGTCCCGAACGGGCTGTGTCTGCGCATCCTGGTGGAGCGCGAACCCCAGTTCGTCACCATGGCCGCCGACCATCCCGCGGCGGCCCACCGCGAGGTACGTCTCGCGGACCTCGCCCACGACCGCTGGATGGTGGACGCCACCGTCGACGGCGAGTGGGACGGGGTGTGCCGGGTACTGCGCGCCGCCGGGATCAAGCCCGACCTGCTGCACGGTGACTACCTCACCGCCTACCTCCTGGCCGCCATCGGTGAGGTCGTCACGGTCAGTCAGCCGACCGCGCTCCCGCCTCGCTCCGACCTGGTCATCCGGCCCCTCCACGGCGACCCGATAGGAGTACGTCTGTTGCTCGCGGCTCGCACGATGGCCGAACTCGACGCCGAATCGGCGGAGTTGGAGGAGGCCTACTGGGAGGCGGCCTGTCAGGCTCCGGCGTACCAGGAGTGGCTGACACGGGGAGCGGCCGGGCGGCCCGCACAGACACTGCGTGCGGTGGGCGCCTGA
- a CDS encoding MFS transporter — protein MYLADSRSTDSGSTKAVVVPDTRPGRRPAAVPATVLALGAVSLITDISSEMVTAVLPLYVVAGLGLSPLGFGLLDGINNGVGALVRLAGGHLADRGGRRHKVVAGLGYGLSALCKPLLLLAHTLPVISAVLAVDRTGKGLRTAPRDAMISLATEPGRRGRAFGVHRAMDTTGALLGPLVAFAVLRATVDGYDAVFAVSGCIAAFGVLVLVLFVPRRISAPADAVRQPEHRDPVPGDALRRPEPTRPPTLRDAIGLLRRPQLRRLTVCAALLGLTTVSDAFLYLLLQREGNLPAHLFPLLPLGTAAFFLLLAVPLGALADRVTRRRLFLAGHGVLLLAYGLVLSPWHGVPAVVAVLVLHGTFYAATDGVLAAATAGVAPARQQGAGQALVATGQALARFVCSLAFGAAWSLWGGRTALAVTAAALAVSAVVAAFLLRTADEAPFATDEVRA, from the coding sequence GTGTACCTCGCGGACTCCCGCAGTACGGATTCCGGCAGCACCAAGGCCGTCGTCGTCCCGGACACCCGTCCGGGGCGGCGGCCGGCCGCCGTGCCCGCCACCGTGCTGGCCCTGGGCGCGGTCAGCCTCATCACCGACATCTCCTCGGAGATGGTCACCGCGGTGCTGCCCCTCTACGTGGTCGCGGGCCTCGGCCTGTCGCCGCTCGGGTTCGGTCTCCTCGACGGCATCAACAACGGCGTCGGGGCCCTGGTCCGGCTGGCCGGCGGCCACCTCGCCGACCGCGGCGGCCGCCGGCACAAGGTAGTGGCGGGCCTCGGCTACGGCCTCTCGGCGCTGTGCAAGCCGCTGCTGCTGCTCGCGCACACCCTGCCCGTGATCAGCGCCGTCCTCGCGGTCGACCGCACCGGCAAAGGCCTGCGTACCGCCCCCCGGGACGCGATGATCTCGCTGGCCACCGAGCCCGGGCGCCGGGGGCGGGCGTTCGGCGTGCACCGGGCCATGGACACCACCGGCGCGCTCCTCGGCCCGCTCGTCGCCTTCGCCGTGCTGCGGGCCACCGTCGACGGATACGACGCGGTCTTCGCGGTCAGCGGCTGCATCGCCGCGTTCGGCGTCCTGGTGCTGGTGCTTTTCGTGCCCCGCCGGATCTCTGCCCCCGCCGACGCCGTACGGCAGCCGGAGCACCGTGACCCGGTACCTGGCGATGCCCTGCGGCGGCCCGAGCCGACCCGGCCGCCGACGCTGCGGGACGCCATCGGGCTGCTGCGCCGCCCGCAACTGCGCCGGCTCACGGTGTGCGCGGCCCTGCTCGGCCTGACGACCGTCAGCGACGCCTTCCTCTATCTGCTGCTCCAGCGCGAAGGGAACCTTCCCGCCCACCTGTTCCCGCTGCTGCCACTGGGCACCGCCGCCTTCTTCCTGCTGCTCGCCGTGCCGCTCGGCGCGCTCGCCGACCGCGTCACCCGCCGCCGGCTCTTCCTGGCCGGCCACGGCGTCCTCCTGCTCGCCTACGGACTGGTGCTCTCCCCGTGGCACGGCGTTCCGGCCGTGGTGGCCGTCCTCGTCCTGCACGGCACGTTCTACGCGGCCACCGACGGCGTGCTCGCCGCCGCCACCGCGGGGGTGGCGCCGGCCCGGCAACAGGGCGCCGGACAGGCGCTGGTGGCCACCGGGCAGGCGCTGGCCCGGTTCGTCTGCTCGCTCGCCTTCGGCGCCGCGTGGAGCCTGTGGGGCGGCCGGACCGCGCTCGCCGTCACCGCCGCCGCACTGGCCGTCAGCGCCGTCGTCGCCGCGTTTCTCCTCCGTACCGCCGACGAGGCGCCCTTCGCCACTGATGAGGTGCGCGCATGA
- a CDS encoding TolB family protein, producing MTRTTRLVILLVAVALLGAVGTGAVLHAAHRSGMRDEQQADGPTVRAGPVSLRPTAERRLLVRNLAWGPHRDEIATVPADDPQGPRTVSGVKCLRFHAAAGTGICLQAVHGPLEDTYRAVVLDAHLRERHRFPAAGIPTRARVSPSGHLVAWTVFVSGDSYAGTDFSTRTAIVDTRTWAIDDNLETFDVIRDGRSFHAADVNIWGVTFADDQRFYATLATGGRTYLVRGDVTARTLTTLHRNVECPSLSPDGTRIAYKKRVEGASPDAPWRLYVLNLRTMRETATAEGRNIDDQALWADGATLVYALPGDYGSDLWTVPADGTGRARRLMNSAVAPAYLG from the coding sequence ATGACCCGGACAACCCGCCTGGTGATCCTGCTGGTCGCCGTCGCCCTGCTCGGCGCGGTCGGCACGGGGGCAGTGCTCCACGCCGCCCACCGGTCGGGCATGCGGGACGAGCAGCAGGCGGACGGTCCGACCGTGCGCGCCGGACCCGTCTCGCTGCGGCCGACGGCCGAACGCCGACTGCTGGTACGCAACCTGGCGTGGGGGCCGCACCGCGACGAGATCGCCACCGTGCCCGCCGACGATCCGCAGGGCCCGCGAACCGTGTCGGGCGTGAAGTGTCTGCGCTTCCACGCGGCGGCCGGCACCGGTATCTGCCTCCAGGCCGTGCACGGCCCACTGGAGGACACCTACCGCGCGGTGGTGCTCGACGCCCACCTGCGCGAACGGCACCGCTTCCCGGCGGCCGGCATCCCGACCCGGGCCCGGGTCTCGCCCTCCGGCCATCTGGTCGCCTGGACGGTGTTCGTCAGCGGAGACTCGTACGCCGGGACCGACTTCTCCACCCGCACCGCCATCGTCGACACCCGCACATGGGCGATCGACGACAACCTGGAGACGTTCGACGTCATCCGGGACGGCCGGTCCTTCCACGCGGCGGACGTCAACATCTGGGGCGTCACCTTCGCCGACGACCAGCGCTTCTACGCGACGCTGGCGACCGGCGGCCGTACCTACCTCGTCCGGGGCGACGTCACCGCACGCACGCTCACCACCTTGCACCGCAACGTCGAATGTCCGTCGCTCTCACCCGACGGCACCCGGATCGCCTACAAGAAGCGCGTCGAAGGCGCCTCCCCCGACGCTCCTTGGCGCCTGTACGTCCTGAACCTGCGGACCATGCGGGAGACCGCGACCGCCGAGGGCCGCAACATCGACGACCAGGCCCTGTGGGCCGACGGGGCCACCCTCGTCTACGCCCTGCCCGGCGACTACGGCTCGGACCTGTGGACCGTCCCCGCCGACGGCACCGGCAGAGCCCGTCGTCTGATGAACTCCGCGGTCGCCCCCGCCTATCTGGGGTGA
- a CDS encoding ABC transporter permease, with translation MAAYGGRFAVRSGRAALVLARARAHRALITAALVTVLLTTSVLAALTAYSTAIGDAALRHSLAEPRNAADAALVVKAEVAGADRRVADTAVRDGARRTFDGLPVTVRTLVRSGPYALPATTLAATTGTAATGPGDKPDLTHFAALDSSQVRFSQGRAPYAGTPDVEVALPETAARRLKSTPGARLTVTDRLGGPSVRIVVTGVYRPIEPADPYWLTDELGGRGVRRTSDFTTYGPLLTAPSVVTGGRVSEGPSAWLASADFTHLTADRIDALRASARTGPAALLKLRTGDDGEGGTTASTALPEVLDRVERSLLVSRSTLLIVALQLALLAACALMLVARLLAAQRTGETRLLRARGASRAALARLAALEALLLAGPALLIAPLLAGPLTRLLAGHGALARIGLELEAPAGGRLAVWLTAAGVALGCALAVTLPAVASTGFRTLRARALPASLRAGADLGLVAVAGVAYWQLDRRTSGAVSADTTGALGVDPLLVAAPALALLAGAVLTLRLLPPAARLAERRATGGRGLATALAGWQLSRRPGHGAGPVLLLVLAVALGVLAIGQGSSWGRSQDDQADFAAGAPIRILGTGGGELGLTQEYAAVPHVREAAPAVRTTLPLSGDRTATVLALDTAHAADTVLMRPDLAPAPMKGLLAGLGPTGESAGARVPAGASRLTLTATLRSSARDTQSAATVTQTLEDDHGVPYSLPSGSLPADARPHTLSVRLPSGHGPLTLTGVQLVLPVPSSRAQEHTLTLDALTATTAAGTAQSVPLPAESWTVASGTDAQSSADAATEPARPRVRPAAHPTAVYGTGYVPSDQPWLSPSLTLRMQVAQPRTTAVDALATDRFLASTGARPGQTMDIALDGQNVPVRIVRAVRELPTTQGGDGGAVLVDLPAVNRVLQARYGLALAPTEWWLRPDSPSAGADVATALRARPDLDPEQIVVRDEIAAELRDDPFGAGPEAAFTAAAAAAAVLAALGFAVSAAGALRERNAEFAILRALGAPRRRLARAVAGEQSVLVVLALAVGTGLGLALTRAVLPLIVLTGEAGRPVPDLLVVLPPLRVAALVTAVAAVPVVVVALLSARQADPVQVLREGE, from the coding sequence GTGGCGGCTTACGGGGGGCGTTTCGCGGTGCGTTCGGGGCGGGCCGCGCTGGTGCTGGCGAGGGCGCGAGCGCATCGGGCGCTGATCACCGCCGCGCTCGTCACCGTCCTGCTGACCACGTCCGTGCTGGCGGCCCTGACCGCCTACTCGACCGCGATCGGCGACGCGGCGCTGCGCCACTCGCTGGCCGAGCCCCGCAACGCCGCCGACGCCGCGCTGGTCGTCAAGGCCGAGGTGGCGGGCGCCGACCGCCGGGTCGCCGACACGGCCGTGCGCGACGGGGCGCGCCGGACCTTCGACGGGTTGCCGGTGACCGTGCGGACGCTGGTGCGATCCGGCCCGTACGCCCTGCCCGCGACCACCCTGGCCGCCACCACCGGGACGGCGGCCACCGGGCCCGGTGACAAGCCCGACCTCACGCACTTCGCGGCGCTCGACTCCTCGCAGGTGCGGTTCAGCCAGGGGCGTGCCCCGTACGCGGGCACACCCGACGTCGAGGTGGCGCTGCCCGAGACCGCCGCACGGCGGCTGAAGTCGACGCCGGGCGCCCGCCTCACCGTCACCGACCGGCTCGGCGGTCCGTCCGTGCGGATCGTCGTCACCGGCGTCTACCGGCCCATCGAACCGGCCGACCCCTACTGGCTGACGGACGAACTGGGCGGTCGGGGCGTACGGCGGACCTCCGACTTCACGACCTACGGCCCCTTGCTGACGGCTCCCTCCGTAGTCACCGGCGGCCGGGTGAGCGAGGGACCGTCAGCGTGGCTCGCCTCCGCAGACTTCACCCACCTCACCGCCGACCGCATCGACGCCCTGCGCGCCTCCGCGCGCACCGGCCCCGCCGCCCTGCTCAAGCTGCGCACCGGGGACGACGGCGAAGGCGGGACGACTGCGAGCACCGCGCTCCCCGAGGTACTCGATCGGGTCGAGCGCTCCCTGCTCGTCTCCCGCTCCACCCTCCTGATCGTCGCCCTCCAGCTCGCCCTGCTCGCGGCCTGCGCGCTGATGCTCGTGGCCCGGCTGCTCGCCGCCCAACGCACCGGCGAGACCCGGCTGCTGCGCGCCCGCGGCGCCTCCCGCGCCGCCCTCGCCCGCCTCGCCGCCCTCGAGGCGCTGCTGCTGGCCGGGCCCGCGCTGCTGATCGCCCCGCTGCTGGCGGGCCCGCTGACCCGGCTGCTCGCCGGGCACGGGGCGCTGGCCCGGATCGGGCTGGAGCTCGAGGCGCCGGCCGGCGGACGGCTCGCGGTGTGGCTGACGGCGGCCGGCGTGGCCCTCGGATGCGCGCTCGCGGTGACCCTGCCGGCGGTCGCGTCGACCGGGTTCCGCACGCTGCGCGCCCGCGCCCTGCCCGCGTCGCTGCGGGCCGGGGCGGATCTGGGTCTCGTCGCGGTGGCCGGCGTCGCCTACTGGCAACTGGACCGCCGTACGTCGGGCGCGGTGAGCGCGGACACGACCGGCGCCCTGGGCGTCGATCCACTGCTGGTCGCCGCGCCCGCCCTCGCGCTGCTGGCCGGCGCCGTCCTGACCCTGCGTCTGCTGCCGCCCGCCGCCCGCCTCGCCGAACGCCGGGCGACGGGCGGTCGGGGCCTGGCCACGGCCCTGGCCGGCTGGCAGCTCAGCCGCCGCCCAGGGCATGGCGCCGGCCCGGTACTGCTGCTCGTCCTGGCCGTCGCGCTCGGCGTACTGGCGATCGGTCAGGGCTCCTCCTGGGGGCGCTCGCAAGACGACCAGGCCGACTTCGCGGCGGGCGCGCCGATCCGCATCCTGGGCACCGGCGGCGGCGAGCTCGGCCTCACCCAGGAGTACGCGGCCGTCCCTCATGTGCGCGAGGCCGCCCCCGCCGTGCGGACGACGCTGCCGCTGTCCGGCGACCGCACGGCGACGGTTCTGGCGCTGGACACCGCGCACGCGGCCGACACCGTCCTGATGCGGCCGGACCTCGCGCCCGCCCCGATGAAGGGGCTCTTGGCGGGGCTCGGGCCGACGGGTGAGTCGGCGGGCGCACGTGTCCCCGCCGGGGCGTCCCGGCTGACGCTGACGGCGACCCTGCGCAGTTCGGCGAGGGACACGCAGAGCGCGGCGACCGTGACCCAGACGCTGGAGGACGACCACGGCGTGCCCTACTCGTTGCCGTCCGGCAGCCTCCCCGCCGACGCGCGCCCGCACACGCTGTCGGTCCGACTACCCAGCGGCCACGGACCGTTGACGCTCACCGGAGTGCAGCTCGTGCTGCCCGTGCCGTCCTCCCGCGCGCAAGAGCACACCCTGACCCTCGACGCCCTGACCGCGACGACCGCCGCCGGCACGGCACAGAGCGTGCCCCTGCCGGCGGAGTCCTGGACGGTGGCCTCCGGCACCGACGCACAGAGCTCGGCCGACGCCGCGACCGAGCCGGCCCGCCCGCGCGTCCGCCCCGCCGCGCACCCGACCGCGGTGTACGGCACGGGGTACGTCCCGTCCGACCAGCCCTGGCTGAGCCCGTCGCTGACGCTGCGCATGCAGGTGGCACAGCCCCGGACCACCGCCGTGGACGCCCTCGCCACCGACCGCTTCCTCGCCTCCACCGGCGCCCGCCCCGGACAGACGATGGACATCGCCTTGGACGGGCAGAACGTGCCCGTGCGGATCGTGCGCGCCGTACGGGAGCTCCCGACGACCCAGGGCGGCGACGGCGGTGCCGTGCTCGTCGATCTGCCTGCCGTGAACCGGGTACTCCAGGCGCGCTACGGGCTCGCCCTGGCTCCCACCGAGTGGTGGCTGCGGCCGGACTCGCCCTCGGCCGGCGCGGACGTCGCCACCGCTCTGCGCGCCCGGCCCGACCTCGATCCCGAACAGATCGTCGTGCGCGACGAGATCGCCGCCGAACTGCGCGACGATCCGTTCGGGGCGGGCCCGGAAGCCGCGTTCACCGCGGCGGCCGCCGCCGCGGCGGTCCTGGCCGCGCTCGGGTTCGCGGTGAGCGCCGCCGGGGCGCTGCGGGAACGGAACGCCGAGTTCGCGATCCTGCGCGCCCTGGGAGCCCCTCGCCGCAGGCTGGCCCGTGCCGTCGCCGGTGAGCAGAGCGTCCTGGTCGTGCTGGCGCTGGCCGTGGGCACCGGCCTCGGTCTCGCCCTGACCCGAGCAGTGCTGCCGCTCATCGTCCTGACCGGCGAAGCCGGCCGACCCGTGCCCGATCTGCTCGTGGTGCTGCCGCCGCTGCGGGTGGCCGCCCTGGTGACGGCCGTGGCCGCCGTCCCGGTCGTCGTCGTGGCGCTGCTGTCGGCGCGACAGGCCGATCCGGTGCAGGTGCTGAGGGAGGGGGAGTGA
- the snpA gene encoding snapalysin, with translation MTSTRTSSTFAKAFRRLPALGLGVTLAALGCAVPASAQTTGSAAPVAGYTGSAQESANNKAFFEAVLDSVAQKQAANPGLQSVTVYYNASQAPNFRSQISSAASIWNSSVSNVKLQSTSGAGDFSYYEGNDSRGSYASTNGHGRGYIFLDYAQNRQYDSIRVAAHETGHVLGLPDHYTGPCSELMSGGGPGTSCTNRYPNTTERSRVNQLWANGLAKALDKLNKVR, from the coding sequence ATGACGTCCACCCGTACGTCGTCCACGTTCGCGAAGGCCTTCAGGAGACTGCCGGCGCTCGGTCTGGGCGTGACGCTCGCGGCGCTCGGCTGCGCGGTCCCGGCGAGCGCCCAGACCACCGGCTCCGCCGCCCCGGTCGCCGGTTACACCGGTTCGGCGCAGGAGTCGGCGAACAACAAGGCGTTCTTCGAAGCGGTCCTCGACTCGGTCGCCCAGAAGCAGGCCGCCAACCCCGGCCTGCAGTCGGTGACCGTCTACTACAACGCCTCGCAGGCGCCGAACTTCCGCTCCCAGATATCGAGCGCGGCCTCGATATGGAACAGCTCCGTGAGCAACGTCAAGCTGCAGTCCACCTCGGGCGCCGGCGACTTCTCGTACTACGAGGGCAACGACTCCCGGGGCTCGTACGCCTCCACCAACGGGCACGGCAGGGGCTACATCTTCCTCGACTACGCCCAGAACCGGCAGTACGACTCGATCCGCGTCGCCGCGCACGAGACCGGTCACGTGCTGGGACTGCCGGACCACTACACCGGCCCGTGCAGTGAACTGATGTCGGGCGGCGGACCCGGCACGTCGTGCACGAACCGCTACCCCAACACGACCGAGCGGTCGCGCGTCAACCAGTTGTGGGCCAACGGTCTCGCCAAGGCCCTCGACAAGCTGAACAAGGTGCGCTGA
- a CDS encoding alkaline phosphatase family protein: MAAVKAPQRNRRCLSALAGAVALTAASIGLWTVTSTTAQAAALPAPDHVVVVVMENHAYTQVIGSSSAPYINNTLKAGGANLTQSYGLTHPSEPNYYMLFSGSNQGRTDDSCVSVGSMSAPNLGSELIAAGKTWKSYNESLPSQGSTTCSSGNYAQKHNPWFGFSNVPTNTAMTMAQFPTDYTTLPKVSFVVPNLCSDMHDCSVSTGDTWIKNNLGAYATWAKTHNSILAVTFDEDNKLSGNRIPTVFYGEHVTAGSSTATTYNHYNVLRTLEDLAGLSTHAGNAASASDITGIWN, encoded by the coding sequence ATGGCCGCCGTCAAGGCTCCCCAGCGCAACCGACGTTGCCTCTCCGCACTCGCCGGAGCCGTCGCCCTCACCGCCGCCTCGATCGGCCTGTGGACCGTCACGTCCACCACCGCCCAGGCCGCCGCTCTCCCGGCCCCCGACCACGTGGTGGTCGTGGTGATGGAGAACCACGCCTACACCCAGGTCATCGGCAGCTCCAGCGCCCCGTACATCAACAACACCCTCAAGGCGGGTGGCGCCAACCTCACCCAGTCCTACGGCCTCACCCACCCCAGTGAGCCGAACTACTACATGCTCTTCTCGGGCTCCAACCAGGGCCGCACCGACGACAGTTGCGTCAGCGTCGGGTCCATGTCCGCACCCAACCTCGGCTCCGAGCTGATCGCCGCGGGCAAGACATGGAAGAGCTACAACGAGTCGCTGCCCAGCCAGGGTTCGACCACCTGCAGCAGCGGCAACTACGCGCAGAAGCACAACCCGTGGTTCGGCTTCTCCAACGTGCCGACCAACACCGCGATGACCATGGCGCAGTTCCCGACCGACTACACGACCCTGCCCAAGGTCTCCTTCGTCGTCCCGAACCTGTGCAGCGACATGCACGACTGCTCGGTCTCCACGGGCGACACCTGGATCAAGAACAACCTGGGCGCCTACGCGACGTGGGCCAAGACCCACAACAGCATCCTCGCCGTCACCTTCGACGAGGACAACAAGCTGTCCGGCAACCGCATCCCCACCGTCTTCTACGGCGAGCACGTCACGGCCGGCAGTTCCACCGCCACCACCTACAACCACTACAACGTGCTGCGCACACTCGAGGACCTGGCCGGCCTGTCCACGCACGCGGGCAACGCCGCGTCGGCGTCCGACATCACCGGCATCTGGAACTGA
- a CDS encoding helix-turn-helix domain-containing protein: MDAIHDDVVEFALLLTRLKERTDRSYAALGRRLGMNASTLHRYCAGEAVPLDFSGIERFAALCGASPEERVELHRRWILAVAARRRSRPSDGRRAPTRHDTASPVPSSAPVDHGDRTDEAPEQTMSAGPRRRPVRSMVLAASLALAFAGLTTSAAGPPFDDGGSSTSARAAPKPSAPAAPSGGSPQNDHAGKAAPPAPLTWTADSQLWQLDCDHDYVIAKPPEQVPPPPTPADASVWATSQKAVHGQTTNLRISVQGRGSAAVVLEALHVRVVDRVTPADRSGSAYSMYEGCGAVLVPRYFAVDLDARRPLARSRPGNDPDRPAPAIGFPYQVSLRDPEVLLLAARTESCTCDWYLDLDWSSQGRSGTVRIDDHGRPFRTTSIKGLPHYWYRDPRGWVPMT; the protein is encoded by the coding sequence ATGGATGCAATCCACGACGACGTAGTGGAGTTCGCGCTGCTGCTGACACGTCTGAAGGAGCGCACGGACCGCAGCTACGCGGCGCTGGGCCGCCGTCTGGGCATGAACGCCTCCACGCTGCACCGCTACTGCGCCGGGGAGGCCGTTCCCCTGGACTTCAGCGGGATCGAGCGCTTCGCCGCACTCTGCGGAGCCTCCCCCGAGGAACGCGTGGAGTTGCACCGCAGGTGGATCCTGGCGGTCGCGGCACGGCGACGATCACGCCCTTCCGACGGCCGACGGGCGCCGACGCGCCACGACACCGCGAGCCCTGTGCCTTCCTCCGCACCCGTCGACCACGGCGACCGGACCGACGAGGCGCCCGAGCAGACCATGTCCGCCGGGCCTCGACGGCGGCCCGTGCGATCGATGGTGCTGGCGGCCTCGCTCGCCCTCGCGTTCGCCGGCCTCACCACATCCGCTGCCGGTCCCCCCTTTGACGACGGTGGGTCGTCAACCTCCGCCCGCGCCGCACCGAAGCCCTCTGCGCCGGCCGCGCCCAGCGGCGGCAGCCCGCAGAACGACCACGCGGGCAAGGCAGCGCCGCCGGCCCCGCTCACCTGGACGGCCGACTCCCAGCTCTGGCAGCTCGATTGCGACCATGACTACGTCATCGCCAAGCCTCCGGAGCAGGTCCCGCCGCCGCCGACGCCGGCAGACGCCTCGGTGTGGGCCACGTCCCAGAAGGCGGTGCACGGGCAGACCACCAATCTGCGGATCTCCGTGCAGGGGCGCGGCTCCGCCGCCGTGGTGCTGGAGGCACTGCATGTGCGCGTGGTCGACCGCGTCACCCCCGCCGACCGCTCGGGGTCCGCCTACTCCATGTACGAAGGCTGCGGCGCCGTCCTCGTCCCCCGCTACTTCGCCGTGGACCTCGACGCACGCCGGCCCCTGGCACGGTCCAGGCCCGGCAACGACCCGGACCGACCGGCCCCCGCGATCGGATTCCCCTACCAGGTGTCCCTGCGGGATCCGGAGGTCCTGCTGCTTGCCGCACGTACCGAGTCCTGCACCTGCGACTGGTACCTCGACCTCGACTGGTCCTCGCAGGGCCGGTCCGGCACAGTGCGCATCGACGACCACGGCCGTCCGTTCCGCACCACCAGCATCAAAGGACTACCGCACTACTGGTACCGCGATCCCCGCGGCTGGGTCCCCATGACCTGA
- a CDS encoding DUF4232 domain-containing protein: protein MNVKSFGGRRVAVAAGLVLALGWGVSAQASVAGPRTVGGKTEDAVAHRSDAAAAKSAPAAKSAAAGKGTVAACSQDVLGVSAVKEPADSKEARHLLLIVQNAGDKKCNLYRHPLVRLGADARTTVPVIKESDANPGVPVTLAPGEEAYAALLVSGGARDEYEAKSITLGLQGRRPGSSAGRPIDVPMPAPTLYADDGQLVTYWTTASGFALDFIMSK from the coding sequence ATGAACGTGAAGTCTTTCGGTGGCCGCCGTGTGGCCGTGGCCGCGGGTCTCGTCCTGGCTCTCGGGTGGGGCGTGTCGGCGCAGGCCTCCGTCGCCGGGCCGCGGACGGTCGGCGGCAAGACCGAAGACGCGGTGGCGCACCGCTCGGACGCCGCCGCCGCGAAGAGCGCCCCCGCCGCGAAGAGCGCCGCCGCCGGGAAGGGCACCGTCGCCGCCTGCTCCCAGGACGTTCTCGGGGTGTCCGCGGTCAAGGAGCCCGCGGACAGCAAGGAGGCCAGGCACCTCCTCCTGATCGTCCAGAACGCCGGCGACAAGAAGTGCAATCTCTACCGCCACCCGCTGGTGCGGCTGGGCGCCGATGCCCGGACCACGGTGCCCGTGATCAAGGAGAGCGACGCGAACCCGGGGGTGCCCGTCACTCTGGCTCCGGGTGAAGAGGCCTACGCCGCCCTGCTCGTCAGCGGTGGCGCCAGGGACGAGTACGAGGCGAAGAGCATCACCCTCGGCCTCCAGGGCCGCAGGCCCGGCAGCAGCGCGGGCCGGCCGATCGACGTCCCCATGCCTGCCCCGACGCTGTACGCGGACGACGGTCAGCTCGTCACCTACTGGACGACCGCTTCCGGTTTCGCCCTGGACTTCATCATGTCGAAGTGA